TATAATTCCCCTTGTGTTTTTCAGAGCCAGAATATGAGATTAGACGTAGTCAGGCCTCTGCCGGTTCGGTCTGTGACATTTCGCTTTGTTTAACCCCCCGTGTTAATCAGAGCACTAGCCTCCCCAAATGGCCTGCTCAGCTTTCCCATTCCGATTCCATGCATGCTAAAGAGAACACACCTGCTGTCAGCTTTGGGCGTGGATCGATCGTCTCAGGTGCTGTCTGAGAAAGACAGCTTAAGCTAGGGCTGGTGCTGTAGACAGGTGCAGGAGAAGCGGTATTCCGGGGTTCAGGTTATGGTCCAGATGCTCAACTCACtatcgctgctgctgctgcttctgccttgCATTGCGTACAAAGTAGACACAACAAGGTGCACAGTGAGAGAGAGCCCTGTTCCACATGAATGGTACCAGCCAGGAGACTTTCTCATTGGAGGGATAGCTTCTCAGATCATTTACCACTTTCATAAGCTGTCCTTCGAAGATATTTCTCAGGACTTGTATGATATCCCACAGTAAGGATGTTATTATTATGACTGCTATTGCCGTTATTATTGGtattgcatttatatcccacccttcactCAGTGTCTCAGGGCAGCGAACATCATGAATAAAGTGCAACATAGATAAAACCGCAAGAGTATAaataatcaataatcaataaaactTGGATTCGTCACGAATCAATCCAGTATTTGCCAGGGCAGTTCCTGTTGGATGGtgaaaaaagggtgtgtgtgtgtgtatgtatgtagggGGTGGCCTGtagttgtttatttatatatgtcCTGGACTCAACCCGTAATCAATTTTCTTCAGCTTTTTTGTAACCTGGAAACCCGAGAACACATGACCAGcattcctcctttccccacaactttcTGAATCTTATTTAGCTTCTCTGCCTGCCATACATTCATCTCCCAGAAAGCCTGCTCTTTTTCTCGGGGGAGGGATTGGAAGAAAGTAGTGGTTTGTAGCATGTATGTTTCTAAGGACATCACATTTGCATGTTGTTAGATATGCACATATGAGAATCCGTGATATTGTAATGAGGATGGTGgtgataaataaatatccttcAACATTCAAATGTATGTAATGTGATCTGGACGTACTGAGGCCATTTTTTGAAAGAAACAGGCAGCTCAAAAACAACCATGTCTATACAGAACTGTgatttcacacatgctaaataatgcagtttcaacccAGTTGCAAAATCCATTGCAAGCGGATTGAAAGAGAGTTATTTTTTATCTGTGTGAAAGGACCTTCTGTAATGCTTTGTCTTTCTTCTAATGACCACAATAGTTCAGAGGGTTCGTCTGGTGACACATTAAATTTAAAtcattttatttaatccactgAAATTATTAAATGGGATATAGCACCAAACTCTTAATGTTTATTTTAAGTGTTTCCATATATAACTTGgctttagattttttaaaaagcccctccATCTCCaatttaatttcaaaagtattttttttctgaaaatagTGGGGAAGGAGTGTGTAGTAGAGTGGAAATTTTTTTAATGACTCTATTATAAGAGGAATATTGGATCATGAGTTTAGGAGCAGAGTTTGCTATGAGAAAACTGGAAACCAGCCTTCTTAATTTAGCCTTTTCTTTAGCATGATCTGATATTCTGACCAGTCCTACCAGGTATAAAGGAAAAAGTCAAGTATACTGGAGAAAGCTTTCCGGCAGCACAGGAAAGTGGGTTGTTGAGTTGACTATGGGTTGTTGAGTTGACCATGATACATTAACTCTTTTTAAAGGATGGTTACTAACTTTTACCAGCACATCCTGGCCTTGGCGTTTGCTGTTAATGAGATCAACATGAACCCCAAGCTCTTGCCCAACGTCACTCTTGGGTTCCACATCTACGACAGCTACTACGATGATAAGCTGACCTACCGAACCACTCTGGATCTGCTCTTTAAGTCGCGTGAATATTTTCCCAATTATGAATGTGACAACCAGAAAAGGCTAATGGCCACCATCGGGGGACTTGGTGGTGATATCTCCTTCCACATGGCAGATATACTGGGCCTCTACAAGATTCCGCAGGTAAGCTGTGCGCATAGAAGAATGCAAGCTTTCAGGAATGACCTGCATTTCAGACTGGGAATAACTCGAAGGAGGGAGAGGTCCATGTCTGATGGACCAAGAAACAAAGCTATATGGAAAGTTGCTGCAAAGTACAAAGAGAGGTAGAGGAGTGGGAGGAGACAGCAGGTGCCTTTAGCAGTTTCCTGTGACCATTTCCCATCTGTTGCACCATATTCCCATAACTTTGGAAGGTAGAATAAAGACAGGAACAGCCTCTCCTAATTCCTCATTTCTATTTGTTCCCTTTAGCTCGCCTATGGGTCATTTTCCTTACTGGATGGAGACAAAACAAAATCACCTCCCTTTTACCGCATGGTTCCGGATGAGTCCTATTATTACATGGGGCTTGTCCAGTTACTTCTGCATTTCCGATGGACTTGGGTCGGGCTGCTTGCCGTGAGTGATGATAGCGGAGAATATTTCTCGCAGGTGATAGAACCGTTGCTTTCCCAACATGGGATTTGCTTGGCCTTCACAGAAAGGATCCTGAACAGAGCCCACTGGAACGACATGTTtgacattttaaatttcatttcaaaCAGTTATCGGCCTTTTGAAGAGAGCAAGGCCACCACATTTGTCTTCTACGGAGAGTCTAGGACTCTTATCGCTATGCTGGTTTTTATTGTTCTTGGTAATTCTGACTTAAAAGGAAATACATTTAGAAAGGTGTGGATTATGACAGCCCAAGTTGATTTTTCATTATCAAGCCTTCAAAGGAGTTGGGGCCTTGAATTCTTCCACGGAGCCATTTTCTTTGCAATTCACTCGCAGGATCTTCTAGGATTTCGGAAATTtcttaaaaccataaaacctTACTGGACCCAAGGGGATGGCTTCATCAAGGATTTCTGGGAACAAGCATTTGACTGCTCCCTTCCTAATTCTCAGGGACCATCTAAGATTGACGGAACCTGTACCGGGGAGGAGAAGCTGGAGAATCTTCCCGCATCTGCGTTTGAAATGCACATGACTGGTCACAGCTACAGCATCTACAATGCGGTCTATGCCATAGCATATACTTTACATGCCTTGTGCTCTTCTAAACCTATACATAGAAACATTGTGAGTGGCAAAAGAAAGAGCTGTCATAATTTCCAGCCTTGGCAGGTAATGTCTCCATCATGGAATATTGATATTGCCACGGACATGTAACTACAAAGTGGGAATTTTTTCAAAGTGGGAATTTTTCTGCAGCACAGAAAAAGGGGCCTCAAGTtgggacccctgccctaaagcacgGGTTCTTGAATGTCCATTTTTTTGTTGAATTCCTGCGAAAAAGACAGACTACAAATACTGTGAATAAGATTTGGTTTTGTATGGCATGAATGTTTGGAAGTTAAGTTCAAACTGCCCTGACGGGTCGTTTGGTCGAAGGGAGACTTCCCTTCCCTCAGCTTAGTTTGGTAATGAGGCAACTTGAGGGAGTAAAGGAGAAACAGTATTCTGGCTTGGCCATTTAGGCCATGGAAAAATCTTATTCTGCTTCGGAGTATTTTGTCAAAGGGCTTGTGTGTCAGGAAGTAGATGGCTCTTTAAGACTGATGGAGACATTCTTCATGGGGTCATTCAGAAGCTGGCTTTCAAGGGAGGTCATTGGAAGCCATTGCACAGAGATACATAGCCCAAAGAGAGATGACCAGAGACACAGAGGTAAAACAGAAGTTAACTTAGTGTGAACAACAAACTTGCAGCCATTACATTACATGTACATGTCAATGAAATAGCCAAGGATTTTATCACCACAGAAAGCTGTCTGTAACTCCCACCGTGATTCTCCAACTAATTACCTTTCCATATTTCCCCCATAGCTCCACTCTGTCCTCCAACACATTTCGTTTAACAACTCTGCAGGAGAAACAGTGTCCTTTAATGATAAGATGGAAATGGAAGGCAGTTTTGATGTCATGAACCTGGTCATGTTACCGAACAAGTCTTTCCATAAGTTGAAAGTTGGAAAGTTAGATCCTAACGCTTTGCAAGGCAAAGCACTGGTCATATATGAGGATATGATTGTCTGGCAGCAAAGTTTCAACGAGGTCTGTATTGTGGAATGTTCTCAGAGGCTTTTCCATTGCTTTGCTGGTTGTTTCCTGGTTGAGAAATTACTTTCCGGTACACTGGCACACTGTCAAGTGTGATTTGATTGTGTTTGGAATTCAAGGCTACATTTCACCTCTGGCATGAACAGTAGCATCCCAATAAATTAGATTACTTAAGATTCTTGCTTCAACAACACAGAAAATTAATAGTAAGATTCCTAATTTCTTCCGTCTTGAAAATACCCCTGTCATGTTTTTGAATAGGTGCTACCCCTTTCTGTATGCAATGACCACTGCCACCTTggctatcagaagaagaagaaagaaggggagaaattttgctgctatggtTGTGCTCCATGCCCCGACGGGCAGATTGCAAATATCATGGGTAAGTAATGTAAGGGGATGCATTACCCAATCATACAAATTAATTCTGACAAGCCTTTTCAAAGACTAATTTATTCGTGCACTTAAGCCAGTTGTTTGTGACATCCTGCCTAAAGTTTAGGAGCATTTCCCTGTTGTGTTAAACGTTTGGACAACTTTGTGCATTCCAGAGACACCAATCGATCCAACAATGTAAGGACTTTAGGTGCAGAGAAATTGACAGATATGTTGGTGTATGAGGTTCATACTTTAATGAATAGCAGCTAAGAATGTAAGCCATTTGGTGAACGTATGTTTTGATATGAAAGTTTCTATTTCTGATGTAGCTATGACAAGTTGTAATCATGAGTTAACAGATATACCCAGAGATATAGCCAGAaacatatttatttcattcaGATATGGAGGAGAAATGCTGAGAACCATTCCTATTGCTTTCTTTCAGATATGGAGGACTGTATCAAATGTCCAGGAGACCAATATCCAAACAAGGACCAAGATCAATgtatttccaagaccatcactTTTCTCTCTTATGCAGAGCCTTTAGGGATCGGTCTAACTTCAGTTGCTGTTTCTTTTTCCCTAATCACTCTTTCGGTGCTGGCCATTTTTATTAAGCACAGAGATACCCctatagtcaaagccaacaatagGGATATCACCTACACTCTACTCATTTCTCTCCTGTTctgctttgtttcttctttgctcTTCCTTGGACAGCCTAGGAAGGTGAATTGCCTCCTCCAGCAGTCTGCTTTTGGCACCATCTTCTCAGTGGCTGTTTCTTGTGTCTTGGCCAAAACGATCACTGTGGTTATAGCTTTTATGGCCACCAAACCAGGGTCCAGaatgaggaaatgggtggggaaaaggtTGACCCATTCTATCATCCTTCTTTGTTCCCTTATTCAAGCAGGTTTATGTACGTGGTGGCTTGTAACTTGTCCCCCATTCCCAGATTTAGACATGAAGTCCCTGAATACACAGATTGTAGCAGAATGTAAAGAAGGATCTGTTATCATGTTTTATAGTGTTTTGGGCTACTTGGGACTTCTGTCCCTCATCACCTTGACTGTCGCTTTCCTAGCAAGAAAGTTGCCTGACAGTTTCAacgaagccaagttcatcaccttcagcatgctggtcttctgcagtgtttggctATGTTTTGTCCCAACttacctgagcaccaaagggaaatacatggtggccgtggagatcttctccatcttagcCTCCAGTGCTGGgttattgggttttattttctCTCCTAAATGCTACATTATTATGATGAAGCCTGAACTAAATACAAAGGGACAGTTAATACGGAGAAGGAATTCGTGAAATATaacttttctattgttttcttctgtaatGCGTAAGAGATAACTTGAGGCTAGTAGTGGTCCTAGCAAGAGTTACCACCTTCAAGAAGCCAGGGGAGTTCAGTGGAATGCATAAAGAACAAAGGAAGACAGATACGCTTGTGGATAAACATAGTAATAAAACATCTCAGGTTGAAAGAAATATTAACTTCTGAAAGAAAAATCTATGGACATCTCAAAAGCCTGAAACAAAGAACTGTGAAAGTACTGATttgtatgaaaaaaaaaactttgattcCTCATTTGAATTCCCTATTCCTCTTtgcaaaataaaatcttctgtttgtttttaaccACACCTTAGTGCCATTCTGATAATAAGAAAAGAGGGCTCTACACCTTCTGAAAAAAATTCCAAAGCTGAATTAAAGCTAAAAGAAATGTCAGTGACAAGTGATGCGGTGAGCTTCATTTTTATAGCAAAGAAAACCATGCTGTGGTGGCAGTTTATTCTGTGAGGGAACATGGTGTTCTGGAGGGAAAATTTTACTTCAGAGTGCAGTCATCCATCATATGCAGTCATTGGACCTGATTTTAATATATGAGTTTCCAGTGAGTTTGGGGTAACTCCATGCAAAAGCTTCATAAGCACCCCTGAAGGTCTGTGACCTGATCCGTGTTTCTGCCCACAGCCACTATCTCATCTTCCTAGGTTTCGATTTCGAAAGATGTTCTGACCTCCTAAACAAGTCTACTTGGACGAAATCCTCTATCATCTTAGTCTTCTTGCAGATACCACTTGACTGCGTTTTGGATTGATTCCAAGGTTCATGGGAAGCTCCAATCCCTACTGCTGAAATTATTTataatcatatagaatcatagaattggaaggggccatacaggccatctagtccaaccccctcctcaatgcaggatcagcccaaagcatcctaaagcatcctaaattcctaataaatgaaataaagagtTTTCCCCACCAATAAAACCTAGGTTTGGCCAAAGgactgtcacttagaggaaggcagagaaaggttcctgttgacagcagaagacaggacccaccacaatgggtttaaactatgtgtagaacaatacctcttgtgcctcttgtggcgcagagtggtaaggcagctgtctgtaagctttgcccatgaggctgggagttcgatcccagcagccggctcaaggttgactcagccttccatcctcccgaggtcggtaaaatgagtacccagcttgctggggggtaaacggtcatgactggggaaggcactggcaaaccaccccgtattgagtctgccatgaaaacgctagagggcgtcaccccaagggtcagacatgacccggtgcttgcacaggggatacctttacctttacctttagaacaatACCagttagacatcaggaaaaaattttcacagtcagagtagttctgcggtgatatagactgcctaaggaggtggtgatctcccccttagtggtggtcttcaagcagtggatggacagatacttctcctggatactttaggttgatcctgcattgagcaggggactggatggcctgtgtggaccattccaactctacgattctatccCCCAAAAGAAGGTTCTGTTCTTGGGCCCTGATTGCTCAGTTAGTTTTTGCTCACCATGGAAGTCAGAGGCAATTTTCAGCCACCTAGGAGCAGAGGAGACTTGTGCAGTCAGgtgtggggtaaaaaaaaaaaaagtttgcttcCAACATTTTTACTTAGGCTCCAACTGCTGTCTACACAATTGTTTCCCAGGGGGATTTTCCAAATCACTGTTATTTTTCCTCTTGACCAAAGCTGAAACAGAGTTGAAGAAAGTGCCGAAAACAGCCGACCGAAAAGCAGTGATTAAACCCCCCCTTGTGCTGCTGAGCGAGTGGATGTTGTCAGGCTGCTTTATCGATGTCCTTTGTGTTTCCTTGGAAATTGTTGGCTGCTGTCTGCTTTTCCACTTCAGAAGAGTATTGACAGTTTCAGCCCTTATCCAAGGAAGCCAATTTAAGATAGGTTGATGCTACAGATGAGGACAGGAGAAGTTGTATCCAGAGGCTGAGGTTGCTGTCCAGATGTTGAGGCTAGTGGTGCTGTTGCTGCTACTGCCTTGCATTATATACAAAGCAGATACAATGAAGTGCACCACAAAAGGAATTCTTGTTCCACACGAATGGTATCAACCAGGGAACTTCCTCATTGGTGGGATAGTTTCCCAGCTCATTTACCATTTTCAAACACTACCCTTTACGGAATTTCCTCAGGACTTGTTTGATGTTCCACAGTAAGGAAATTGGTTTTCTTCAGTTTCTTGTCACCTGGAACACCTAGAAAGACATGGCCTAGTCTAGCACTCCTCCTAGTCTATAACTTTCAGAATCTTATTTGAGTTCTCTGTGTGAATTTTCTTCTCCCATCATATCCactcttaatttttatttatttattcattcattgagggggggggcagggaacaagTAGGGTTGTACAGTTGTCTGGATTTAATGGCATCACATATATGTGTGGTTAGATGGGCAGAGAATGAATAAACTAAGAAAACCCACCTAAATtcctaatatttattttaaataagtaTTATCACATAGCCTTGGTTTTAGATTTTGAAAAGCCGCTCCATCTACAATTTTATTTCAAAGTATTGAAAAATTGTGTCTTGGAGAGCTGATCATCAAAGGGGCATGCAATTGAAAGGAATTGTTTTTCGAAAACAAATGCATTGTGGAAGGAATTTTGGATCTCGAATTTGGTGAGATAGTTTGCCGTGAAAAAACTGGAAACCAATTTAGTCTGCTTAATTTAGCCTTGTCTATCCTAACATTCTGATTACCCACAGCCTAATAAAtattggtgtgtgtgtctgtggaaaCAGAAGGTTCTTTTTCAGCATCAGAGAAAAAAGGTCATCTTGAATTGGGGCAGAAAATGTCTATGATTAACTCACTCTTTTTAATAGTATGATAACAAAGTTCTACCAGCACCCTCTGGCCTTGGCGTTTGCTGTTAATGAGATCAACATGAACCCCAAGATCTTGCCCAACGCCACTCTTGGATTCCACATCTATGACAGCTACTACGATGATAAGCTGACCTACCGAACTACTCTGGATCTGCTCTTTAAGTCGCATAAATACTTCCCCAATTATGAATGTGACAACCAAAAAAAGCTAATGGCTGTCATTGGGGGTCTCGGTTCTGATCTCTCCTTCCATATGGCAGACCTCCTAGGTCTCTACAAGATTCCACAGGTAGGCCATCGGCATCAAAGATGGGGAGGTTTCCAATAACAAAGTACGTTTCTTGCTGGAAATGACTCAAAGGAAGGAGAGGTTTATCTGAGAGACAGAAATGATATCTGAAGCCAACATAGCCAAATGGAAAGCggcaatggggtgggggaggagagggcagctAAGGTCATTTTAGCAGACTCCTTTCCTATGACATGTCTTATCACCAGTCGCACCATATTAACTTCACTTGAAAATATTAACCTATAGACAGG
The Paroedura picta isolate Pp20150507F chromosome 16, Ppicta_v3.0, whole genome shotgun sequence genome window above contains:
- the LOC143826526 gene encoding vomeronasal type-2 receptor 26-like; its protein translation is MVQMLNSLSLLLLLLPCIAYKVDTTRCTVRESPVPHEWYQPGDFLIGGIASQIIYHFHKLSFEDISQDLYDIPQMVTNFYQHILALAFAVNEINMNPKLLPNVTLGFHIYDSYYDDKLTYRTTLDLLFKSREYFPNYECDNQKRLMATIGGLGGDISFHMADILGLYKIPQLAYGSFSLLDGDKTKSPPFYRMVPDESYYYMGLVQLLLHFRWTWVGLLAVSDDSGEYFSQVIEPLLSQHGICLAFTERILNRAHWNDMFDILNFISNSYRPFEESKATTFVFYGESRTLIAMLVFIVLGNSDLKGNTFRKVWIMTAQVDFSLSSLQRSWGLEFFHGAIFFAIHSQDLLGFRKFLKTIKPYWTQGDGFIKDFWEQAFDCSLPNSQGPSKIDGTCTGEEKLENLPASAFEMHMTGHSYSIYNAVYAIAYTLHALCSSKPIHRNIVSGKRKSCHNFQPWQLHSVLQHISFNNSAGETVSFNDKMEMEGSFDVMNLVMLPNKSFHKLKVGKLDPNALQGKALVIYEDMIVWQQSFNEVLPLSVCNDHCHLGYQKKKKEGEKFCCYGCAPCPDGQIANIMDMEDCIKCPGDQYPNKDQDQCISKTITFLSYAEPLGIGLTSVAVSFSLITLSVLAIFIKHRDTPIVKANNRDITYTLLISLLFCFVSSLLFLGQPRKVNCLLQQSAFGTIFSVAVSCVLAKTITVVIAFMATKPGSRMRKWVGKRLTHSIILLCSLIQAGLCTWWLVTCPPFPDLDMKSLNTQIVAECKEGSVIMFYSVLGYLGLLSLITLTVAFLARKLPDSFNEAKFITFSMLVFCSVWLCFVPTYLSTKGKYMVAVEIFSILASSAGLLGFIFSPKCYIIMMKPELNTKGQLIRRRNS